In Candidatus Hydrogenedentota bacterium, the following are encoded in one genomic region:
- a CDS encoding fucose isomerase, translated as MAKDKTVYLISNGDFRDAADVVCWPMQDKTLKDVAAAFKKLGVKTDVLPKYDAKKKHGFINKQCMGTEIFSKIEADAPVVIVLSCWAYSHHVSGALQTHRGPILLVANFDGTWPGLVALLNHAGTLARLGVKHSRLWSETFASDTYFMKKLADWVKTGECAHDMSHVADASKMKLPPAANTFGKKLADDIRKRRRIMGQLDPGCMGMLNAVLDPGKVGAIGMPIEYLNQSDLLAEMDLVPDEEAQGYLNWLVKKGVWFDWGTDGFEQLVHGQVLTQMKMYAAAARIYERYGLSSIGIPYQLGLVRCVPASDLVEGMLNNSDRPDVVSYETGKVIEKGKPIVHFNETDLGAGIPQALMNDIYQRKGMAPETTLHDVRWGRTWKGKFVWVFLISGAAPPAHWGGWKNTKVYRQPKMYFPKGGGTCSGVSKPGVITWARFYEHFGQLGMDCGTGEVIAMPDAEVQDRLNKTTPVWPIMNAHIPGYDKNECMASHMSNHIVVGYGDILPELVGTCLHLGIPTRVCGDARNRF; from the coding sequence ATGGCGAAAGATAAGACGGTCTATCTCATCTCCAATGGCGATTTCCGCGACGCCGCCGACGTCGTCTGCTGGCCGATGCAGGACAAAACGTTGAAGGACGTGGCCGCCGCGTTCAAGAAGCTCGGCGTGAAAACGGATGTCCTTCCGAAATACGACGCGAAGAAGAAGCACGGCTTCATCAACAAGCAGTGCATGGGCACGGAAATCTTCTCGAAGATCGAGGCCGACGCGCCCGTCGTAATCGTCTTGAGCTGTTGGGCCTATTCGCATCACGTCAGCGGCGCGCTGCAAACGCACCGCGGGCCGATCCTGCTGGTTGCGAATTTTGACGGCACGTGGCCCGGCCTTGTCGCGCTCTTGAATCACGCCGGCACGCTCGCGCGCCTCGGCGTGAAGCATTCACGCCTTTGGAGCGAGACCTTCGCAAGCGACACCTACTTCATGAAGAAACTTGCGGATTGGGTGAAGACGGGCGAATGCGCTCACGACATGTCGCACGTCGCCGATGCGTCAAAAATGAAACTCCCACCCGCCGCGAACACGTTTGGCAAAAAACTCGCGGACGACATTCGCAAGCGCCGCCGCATCATGGGTCAACTCGATCCGGGGTGCATGGGCATGCTCAACGCCGTGCTCGATCCCGGCAAGGTCGGCGCTATAGGCATGCCAATCGAATATCTCAACCAATCCGATCTGCTCGCGGAAATGGACCTCGTCCCCGACGAGGAAGCGCAGGGCTATCTCAACTGGCTCGTCAAGAAAGGCGTTTGGTTCGATTGGGGTACGGACGGTTTCGAGCAACTCGTACACGGACAAGTCCTCACGCAAATGAAAATGTACGCCGCCGCCGCGCGCATCTATGAACGCTATGGACTTTCGTCCATCGGTATTCCGTATCAGTTAGGTTTGGTGCGCTGCGTGCCCGCGTCCGACCTCGTCGAAGGCATGCTCAACAACTCCGATCGCCCGGATGTCGTCAGCTACGAGACCGGCAAGGTGATCGAGAAGGGCAAGCCCATCGTCCACTTCAACGAGACCGACCTCGGAGCGGGTATCCCGCAGGCGCTGATGAACGACATCTACCAGCGCAAAGGTATGGCGCCGGAAACTACGCTCCACGACGTGCGCTGGGGCCGCACGTGGAAGGGCAAGTTCGTATGGGTGTTTCTCATCTCCGGTGCTGCGCCGCCCGCGCATTGGGGTGGATGGAAAAACACAAAGGTCTACCGCCAACCCAAGATGTACTTCCCGAAAGGCGGTGGCACGTGCAGTGGTGTGTCGAAACCGGGCGTCATCACTTGGGCGCGCTTCTATGAGCACTTCGGCCAACTCGGCATGGACTGCGGCACCGGCGAAGTCATCGCGATGCCCGACGCGGAAGTGCAGGATCGCCTGAACAAGACGACGCCTGTCTGGCCGATCATGAACGCCCACATCCCCGGCTACGACAAGAACGAATGCATGGCATCGCACATGTCGAACCACATCGTCGTCGGCTACGGCGATATTCTGCCGGAACTCGTCGGCACCTGCCTCCACCTCGGCATCCCCACCCGGGTCTGCGGCGATGCCAGGAATCGATTCTAG
- a CDS encoding c-type cytochrome, which translates to MRNRMRQTVAVIMLAAIALLLVFTSLMDRRVSAADETAPPTDTAATTPDLAAEKAAQIERGRYLANSVAMCVVCHSPKDHEGNPIREHAFMGGVIPAKATYPDMQPFASNAPALGPMVGGVPEDVAHLLQTGIWRPTNSRPRPPMPPFRLSDEDAEAVVAYLRSLQ; encoded by the coding sequence ATGCGTAATCGTATGAGACAAACAGTCGCCGTCATTATGCTCGCCGCGATTGCGCTCCTGCTCGTTTTCACATCCTTAATGGACCGGCGCGTGTCTGCCGCGGACGAAACTGCGCCACCAACCGACACCGCCGCCACCACGCCTGACCTGGCCGCGGAAAAAGCCGCGCAGATCGAACGCGGACGGTACCTCGCCAATAGCGTCGCGATGTGCGTAGTGTGCCACAGTCCGAAGGATCACGAGGGCAACCCGATCCGCGAACACGCCTTCATGGGCGGCGTCATCCCCGCGAAGGCAACGTATCCGGACATGCAGCCGTTCGCAAGCAACGCGCCCGCCCTCGGCCCAATGGTCGGCGGAGTGCCGGAGGACGTTGCGCACCTGCTGCAAACCGGTATCTGGCGTCCCACGAACTCCCGGCCGCGCCCGCCAATGCCACCCTTCCGGCTGTCGGATGAAGACGCCGAGGCAGTTGTTGCATACCTGCGCAGCCTCCAATAA
- a CDS encoding N-acetylmuramoyl-L-alanine amidase, which yields MPQYLFDWMPRAIAGCVFAIAFVAPRAFGNVQVSDIDFAFRTANGLKHCAPTQHAPFPFTVFGLRLNKTPEAVQHLEVSVRFSCDNSAWSPWREMTIDVDGSDPGDGPTYFGLVFAENAVSQFEAQLSAEDGSVTHDEIEATATVINPGPTPTAAKQELQIVKRKAWGCPDRKHSPLWPPEYATITHLVVHHTAKSNAETDWAAAVRAIWAYDTYTRGWGDIGYNYLCDPNGVVYEGRAGGNGVTGAHFSCQNTGTVGIAMLGTFDDRTPKKKQLRALERILATTARKNNIDPLETVFHPGMGIKLDSICGHRDGNDSDSACTHTVCPGDSLYDLLPSIRMSVAERIGSKYYGESTFFTKPAMFWFLGLSIPSGLILLVGVIGRLRQRKPVSATASRCAASAGKHH from the coding sequence ATGCCTCAGTACTTATTCGATTGGATGCCGCGCGCGATTGCAGGGTGCGTGTTCGCGATCGCGTTCGTTGCGCCGCGCGCGTTCGGCAACGTGCAGGTGAGCGACATTGATTTCGCATTTCGGACCGCGAACGGACTTAAGCATTGCGCGCCAACCCAACACGCGCCTTTTCCGTTCACCGTCTTTGGACTTAGACTCAACAAGACACCCGAGGCCGTTCAACATTTGGAGGTCAGTGTTCGTTTTTCGTGCGACAACTCGGCATGGTCGCCATGGCGCGAGATGACGATCGATGTTGACGGCTCCGATCCCGGCGATGGGCCAACGTATTTCGGTCTGGTTTTCGCTGAGAATGCTGTTTCGCAGTTCGAGGCTCAGCTAAGTGCCGAGGACGGTTCTGTCACTCACGACGAGATCGAAGCGACCGCAACGGTTATCAATCCCGGCCCAACGCCGACGGCAGCAAAGCAAGAACTCCAAATCGTGAAACGAAAAGCATGGGGCTGTCCCGATCGGAAACATTCTCCCTTGTGGCCGCCGGAGTATGCCACGATAACGCACCTCGTTGTGCATCACACGGCCAAATCCAACGCAGAAACCGACTGGGCCGCCGCCGTGCGCGCGATTTGGGCTTACGACACGTATACGCGGGGCTGGGGCGATATCGGCTACAATTACCTCTGCGACCCGAACGGCGTTGTCTATGAGGGGCGCGCCGGCGGAAACGGCGTGACGGGCGCGCATTTCTCCTGCCAGAACACCGGTACCGTCGGCATCGCGATGCTCGGCACTTTCGATGATCGCACCCCGAAAAAGAAACAGTTGCGGGCCCTCGAGCGGATTCTTGCCACGACCGCGCGCAAAAACAATATCGACCCCTTGGAGACGGTCTTTCATCCCGGCATGGGGATTAAACTAGATTCCATTTGCGGGCATCGTGACGGCAACGATTCTGATTCCGCATGCACGCACACGGTGTGTCCTGGTGATTCGTTGTATGACTTGCTCCCTTCGATACGCATGTCCGTTGCCGAGCGCATCGGCAGTAAGTATTACGGCGAAAGCACCTTCTTTACGAAACCAGCGATGTTTTGGTTCCTGGGGCTCTCCATTCCTTCCGGTTTAATACTGCTCGTCGGTGTGATTGGTCGACTACGACAAAGGAAGCCCGTTTCGGCAACTGCTTCCCGATGCGCCGCAAGCGCCGGTAAACATCACTGA
- a CDS encoding helix-turn-helix transcriptional regulator — protein MGRNSNLAEQRETVVPVFAALGDGTRLSLIAKLAGGQTRTIAQLTEGSQITRQAITKHLRVLERAGIVHNRREGRESRFALDTKRIDDLRAYLDQVSNQWDNALSRLKDFVEQG, from the coding sequence GTGGGACGTAATAGCAATCTCGCGGAACAACGCGAGACCGTAGTGCCGGTGTTCGCCGCGCTCGGCGATGGGACGCGGTTGTCGCTGATCGCGAAACTTGCAGGCGGGCAGACGCGAACAATCGCGCAGTTGACCGAGGGGTCGCAGATCACGCGGCAGGCGATCACAAAACACTTGCGCGTGCTTGAACGCGCCGGCATTGTGCACAATCGGCGCGAAGGCCGCGAGAGCCGGTTTGCGTTAGACACGAAACGCATCGATGACCTGCGTGCGTATCTCGACCAGGTATCGAACCAATGGGACAACGCGCTGTCGAGATTGAAAGATTTCGTCGAACAGGGTTAG
- a CDS encoding SRPBCC family protein, translated as MNERIIKQIELKAPVSRVWRALTDHVEFGKWFRAKIDQPFAVGAVSTGHITYPGYEHYRWHAVVEKMERERLFSFRWPHPADPNDADYSTAPFTLVEFTLEPIEGGTRLTVVESGFENIPPERRDTAFRENEGGWAEQMKNIEAHIRGT; from the coding sequence ATGAATGAACGCATCATCAAGCAAATCGAACTGAAGGCCCCGGTTTCGAGGGTGTGGCGGGCGTTGACGGATCACGTCGAGTTTGGGAAGTGGTTCCGCGCGAAGATTGATCAGCCGTTTGCGGTCGGCGCGGTGTCGACGGGCCATATTACGTACCCGGGCTACGAACATTATAGATGGCACGCAGTTGTGGAGAAGATGGAGCGCGAGCGGCTGTTTTCGTTTCGATGGCCGCATCCCGCGGACCCGAACGATGCGGACTACTCGACCGCGCCGTTCACGTTGGTCGAGTTTACGCTCGAACCCATCGAAGGCGGCACGCGGCTGACCGTTGTCGAGTCAGGATTCGAGAATATTCCGCCGGAGCGGCGCGACACGGCGTTTCGCGAAAATGAAGGCGGCTGGGCCGAGCAGATGAAGAACATCGAGGCGCACATCCGTGGGACGTAA
- the mtgA gene encoding monofunctional biosynthetic peptidoglycan transglycosylase codes for MLTVQHWFNCGTIRSISIGLAWTGMFFISACSMWVNVYSAVNPPVTSVMLIRHVEGVRVRNAWVPESKVASNWIQSVVAREDSTFFEHDGFNWYRIRIARLHVQAGERAPASSTVSQQVAKNCFLWPGRSILRKGLEAYFTTLMEMSWSKDRIMYVYLNIAEMANGVFGIEAASDAYFEKPSNRLTLGETNLVTMGMPFARQIDPDQPAREVRKELRKIAREKQHAKSPAPLSGADG; via the coding sequence ATGCTCACCGTTCAACATTGGTTCAATTGCGGCACGATCCGATCAATATCGATCGGCCTTGCATGGACGGGCATGTTTTTCATCTCCGCATGCTCGATGTGGGTTAACGTATACAGCGCGGTGAATCCACCGGTTACGTCCGTGATGCTCATTCGGCACGTGGAAGGCGTACGCGTACGGAACGCATGGGTGCCGGAAAGCAAAGTCGCGTCGAATTGGATTCAAAGCGTTGTGGCCCGCGAAGACTCAACCTTCTTCGAACACGATGGGTTCAACTGGTATCGAATCCGGATTGCGCGGCTGCACGTGCAGGCGGGCGAACGCGCGCCGGCGTCCAGCACCGTCAGCCAGCAAGTTGCCAAGAACTGTTTTCTCTGGCCGGGCCGCTCCATCCTTCGCAAGGGCCTCGAAGCCTACTTCACGACGCTCATGGAGATGTCGTGGTCCAAGGACCGGATCATGTATGTGTATCTCAATATCGCGGAAATGGCGAATGGCGTATTCGGGATCGAGGCCGCATCTGACGCATACTTTGAAAAACCGTCCAATCGGCTGACGCTCGGCGAAACGAACCTGGTGACCATGGGTATGCCGTTTGCCAGACAAATCGACCCGGACCAACCCGCTCGGGAAGTCCGAAAAGAGTTGCGGAAAATCGCTCGAGAGAAACAACACGCCAAATCCCCCGCCCCACTCTCGGGTGCCGACGGATAA
- a CDS encoding type II toxin-antitoxin system VapC family toxin produces MILADTDILIDVSRRYRPSIEAVEELRSDESILVSVVSQMELTIGCRDAREKRAVDELLAEFGLIPISEPASILAAALVRDFYLSRGLLIPDALIAATAISHGYRLLTRNRRHFDFVPGLQLLPFE; encoded by the coding sequence ATGATCCTGGCAGACACTGACATCCTGATTGACGTGTCGCGCCGTTACAGGCCATCGATCGAAGCGGTCGAGGAACTCCGAAGCGATGAATCTATTTTGGTTAGCGTTGTCTCGCAGATGGAGTTGACGATTGGATGCCGCGATGCGCGGGAGAAACGCGCCGTCGACGAACTTCTTGCGGAGTTCGGCTTGATCCCGATATCGGAGCCGGCTTCTATACTTGCAGCAGCGCTCGTAAGAGATTTCTATCTCAGTCGCGGCTTGCTTATCCCCGATGCGCTTATCGCCGCGACTGCAATATCCCATGGCTACCGGCTTCTTACGCGAAACCGGAGACACTTCGATTTTGTGCCGGGTCTGCAATTGCTGCCTTTCGAATAG
- a CDS encoding MBOAT family protein, translated as MLFNSFVFLLFLLIVLPLYYALPHRYQNRMLLVASYIFYGWWDWRFLSLLAISTLVDYSLGLLLGGAANQRTRRCLLAASLVVNLGMLAVFKYFNFFIDSAAAFLEFAGLNANVPLLTVVLPVGISFYTFQSLAYVIDVYRGTQQPARSLVDFALYVSYFPQLVAGPIERASRLLPQLQKQRVVTRDQWNSGLALMLCGYVKKVAIADAIAPYADPVFSHPHVYSSAALWVAMYSFAIQIYCDFSGYTDIARGVSRLMGIELMENFRQPYLAPTITDFWRRWHISLSEWLRDYLYIPLGGSRHGTARQYRNLMVTMLLGGLWHGASWNYVLWGGLHGVYLTIHKIIAGKTPRETTVPHFPSLASIGSAWRILVTFHLVSFAWILFRCADLTTALDYLGGLAPALLDVEGSGKLLPGASAMLIYCAFVVIGLDMAFQWSRRSIIFARMPWWSWGILCAAGTLAISYSRGDSGEAFIYFQF; from the coding sequence ATGTTATTCAACTCGTTCGTATTCCTCCTGTTTCTCCTGATCGTGCTGCCGTTGTACTACGCCCTCCCCCACCGCTATCAGAACCGAATGCTCCTTGTCGCAAGCTACATTTTCTACGGCTGGTGGGATTGGCGCTTCCTCTCGTTGCTCGCTATTTCCACGCTGGTCGATTACTCGCTGGGCCTACTCCTCGGCGGCGCGGCCAATCAACGGACACGCAGATGTCTCCTTGCAGCGAGCCTTGTCGTCAATCTCGGAATGCTGGCGGTATTCAAGTACTTCAACTTCTTCATAGACTCCGCGGCCGCATTCCTGGAATTCGCCGGCCTAAACGCCAACGTGCCGCTGCTCACCGTTGTCCTGCCGGTCGGCATCAGTTTTTACACGTTCCAGTCACTCGCTTACGTCATCGACGTATACCGCGGCACGCAGCAGCCCGCGCGCAGTCTGGTCGACTTCGCCCTTTACGTGTCCTACTTTCCGCAACTTGTCGCAGGCCCCATCGAACGGGCCTCCCGCTTGCTCCCGCAATTGCAGAAACAGCGCGTGGTGACGCGAGACCAGTGGAATTCCGGCCTCGCGCTCATGTTGTGCGGCTACGTAAAGAAGGTAGCCATTGCCGACGCCATCGCCCCGTACGCCGACCCGGTATTCAGCCACCCGCACGTGTACAGTTCGGCCGCGCTGTGGGTCGCGATGTATTCCTTCGCGATTCAAATCTATTGCGATTTCTCCGGCTATACCGACATTGCCCGTGGCGTCAGCCGCCTGATGGGTATCGAATTGATGGAGAACTTTCGGCAGCCGTATCTCGCTCCGACCATCACCGACTTCTGGCGCCGCTGGCACATATCCCTGTCCGAATGGCTTCGAGACTACCTGTATATTCCGCTTGGTGGGAGCCGTCACGGGACCGCGCGCCAGTACCGCAATCTGATGGTAACCATGTTGCTGGGCGGGCTCTGGCACGGCGCTTCCTGGAACTATGTACTCTGGGGAGGTCTTCACGGCGTCTACCTCACGATTCACAAGATCATCGCAGGCAAAACTCCGCGCGAAACTACCGTCCCACATTTCCCGTCACTCGCGAGCATAGGGTCTGCGTGGAGGATTCTCGTTACCTTTCACTTGGTGTCGTTTGCATGGATTCTATTCCGGTGCGCGGACCTGACCACAGCTCTCGATTATCTCGGCGGTCTGGCGCCGGCATTGTTGGACGTTGAGGGATCGGGCAAGCTGCTCCCGGGCGCATCGGCGATGCTCATATACTGCGCCTTCGTTGTCATAGGTCTGGACATGGCCTTCCAGTGGTCGCGGCGCAGCATCATCTTCGCAAGAATGCCCTGGTGGAGTTGGGGAATCCTCTGTGCCGCGGGCACCCTGGCCATTTCGTATTCGAGGGGAGATTCCGGTGAAGCGTTTATCTATTTTCAGTTCTAA
- a CDS encoding CehA/McbA family metallohydrolase, whose translation MRINLCRSALFSVLVFTLLAHADDEALPGAPEFAGALAQYSAYVLPEAGRAQADGINRALREAQDLAKRATTDVEKQTAAEKRLAAVGQLQQLLASGPKVIEVQVEDKQATLAPAPPMNMAAETGALLFRVTTGAGPERAITADFDLSDHSSPRLRVQVAPGCVTWVLVTLNRVPTLTTHVEIEFSAGGGPTTILPMTLTTPDRGTLEVTILSDDSGKPTPAMVRLERKLDGRHFGPSNALDFGPQFDHQGNFAPQRRTNNVGSAGGSFWVCPGPFTMQLAPGAYTIVVARGTEHEAVSEEVTVASNKTTARTVRPRRWIDMRKRGWWSGDDHFHCQILSDADAERAMRWAQAEDVHLCNVVKMGDISRTWFDQRGFGAAYRVMDADYILSPGQECPRTHNELGHTIHMNIRNMIRDTSRYYLYDTVFDEVQDQGGLSGYCHVNSGIFHVHRDMTMNVPKGKVDFVELLQFANLGTDIYYDFLNTGFKVTASAGSDVPWGGSVGEVRLYAYLGRKRFTADNWFAAVGEGHTFVTNGIMLDLRVEKAIPGDTITVTDDKPLRVRATAIGDPRRGVPAKLDVIVHGDSYKHAESTDPEQKELSLSFTIPAGNGFWIAARAEGSDGSRAHTTPIYVVREGLRFWKYDAVPALIEKRLASLAEIEQIVTDAQTRDAAGQVDDNRAIKQLAIQGPALLERVKAANELYDELTRVAEAEREARTRQ comes from the coding sequence ATGCGCATCAATCTTTGTCGCTCCGCTCTGTTTTCCGTGCTGGTCTTTACGCTGTTGGCGCATGCCGACGACGAGGCGTTGCCTGGCGCGCCGGAGTTTGCCGGGGCGCTTGCGCAATATTCGGCGTATGTGCTGCCGGAGGCGGGGCGCGCACAGGCCGACGGGATCAACCGTGCGCTGCGCGAGGCGCAGGACCTGGCGAAGCGGGCGACGACTGACGTAGAGAAGCAGACCGCCGCCGAGAAACGTTTGGCGGCAGTCGGTCAGCTTCAGCAACTCCTGGCCAGCGGTCCAAAGGTCATCGAAGTCCAGGTCGAGGACAAGCAGGCCACCCTGGCCCCGGCGCCACCCATGAACATGGCTGCCGAGACAGGTGCATTATTGTTCCGCGTGACGACGGGCGCCGGCCCGGAACGGGCAATTACCGCGGACTTCGACCTGTCAGACCACTCGTCGCCACGACTTCGGGTGCAAGTCGCACCGGGATGCGTGACGTGGGTGCTGGTGACGCTGAACCGGGTGCCGACGCTCACGACGCACGTCGAGATCGAGTTCTCGGCAGGCGGCGGGCCAACCACAATCCTTCCCATGACACTTACCACGCCCGATCGCGGTACTCTGGAAGTGACGATTCTCTCGGACGATAGCGGCAAGCCAACCCCCGCAATGGTGCGGCTCGAGCGCAAATTGGATGGGCGGCACTTCGGCCCGTCGAACGCGCTGGATTTCGGTCCGCAGTTTGACCATCAGGGAAATTTCGCGCCACAGCGGCGCACGAACAATGTGGGTAGTGCGGGGGGCAGCTTCTGGGTGTGCCCCGGTCCGTTCACGATGCAACTCGCGCCGGGTGCGTACACGATTGTCGTTGCGCGCGGGACGGAACACGAGGCCGTTTCGGAGGAGGTTACGGTCGCGTCGAACAAGACTACCGCGCGTACGGTTCGTCCGCGGCGCTGGATCGATATGCGGAAAAGGGGGTGGTGGTCGGGCGACGACCACTTCCATTGTCAGATTCTGAGCGACGCAGACGCGGAGCGCGCGATGCGGTGGGCACAGGCTGAAGACGTGCACCTGTGCAATGTCGTAAAGATGGGGGACATCAGCAGGACGTGGTTCGATCAGCGCGGGTTCGGCGCGGCGTATCGCGTCATGGACGCGGACTACATCCTGTCGCCGGGCCAGGAGTGTCCGCGCACGCACAACGAACTTGGCCATACGATTCACATGAACATCCGCAACATGATCCGCGATACGAGCCGGTATTACCTCTACGATACGGTTTTTGACGAAGTCCAGGACCAGGGTGGTTTGTCCGGGTATTGCCACGTCAATTCCGGGATATTTCACGTCCATCGTGATATGACGATGAATGTTCCGAAGGGGAAGGTGGACTTTGTGGAGTTGCTGCAGTTCGCCAACCTCGGAACGGATATCTATTACGATTTTCTGAATACAGGGTTTAAGGTCACGGCGTCGGCGGGATCGGACGTGCCGTGGGGCGGGAGCGTGGGGGAAGTGCGGTTGTATGCGTATCTTGGGAGGAAAAGGTTTACGGCTGACAACTGGTTCGCGGCGGTGGGGGAGGGGCATACGTTCGTCACGAACGGGATCATGCTTGATTTGCGCGTTGAAAAGGCGATTCCCGGCGATACGATTACGGTTACGGACGACAAGCCGTTGCGCGTGCGCGCAACGGCCATCGGCGATCCGCGCCGCGGCGTGCCGGCGAAGCTCGACGTGATCGTTCACGGCGATTCGTACAAACACGCCGAATCAACCGACCCCGAGCAGAAGGAGTTGTCGCTGTCGTTTACGATTCCCGCCGGCAACGGCTTTTGGATCGCCGCGCGCGCGGAGGGCAGCGACGGATCGCGCGCGCATACGACACCCATCTACGTCGTGCGCGAAGGGCTCCGTTTCTGGAAGTACGACGCCGTGCCGGCGTTGATCGAGAAACGTCTTGCCAGCCTCGCGGAGATCGAGCAGATTGTCACGGACGCACAAACCCGCGATGCCGCCGGTCAAGTCGACGACAACCGCGCCATCAAACAGCTCGCCATTCAGGGCCCAGCGTTGTTGGAGCGCGTGAAGGCGGCAAACGAACTGTATGACGAGTTGACGCGGGTGGCAGAGGCGGAAAGAGAGGCTCGGACGAGACAATGA
- a CDS encoding potassium transporter Kup, translated as MTRESSHKKQSVAALTLGALGVVYGDIGTSPLYTIRECLGGSHGVGVSHDNVLGILSLILWALIVIISVKYVPFVLRADNRGEGGILALMSLVTSTHRNKQDALSRILIALGIFGAALLYGDGMITPAITVLGAIEGLSVATEFFNPYILPICLVILVGIFVIQKWGTARIGAYFGPIILVWFFAIGVLGVRSIIAHPHVLLAVNPSYGLSFLLHHGVLGFALLGSVFLAVTGGESLYADIGHFGRIPIRNGWFMVALPCLLLNYFGQGAILLIDPASIANPFYALTPKFLLYPMVVLATMAACIASQAVITGAFSITRQAVQLGLLPRLRILHTSSHTIGQIYVPVVNALLLLATLGLVLGFRSSSNLSAAYGVAVSTTMLTTSTLLAIYMKEAWKWPLYRIAMTAGVFLLIDITFWSSTMLKVPHGGWFPLMAGIVLFAVMTTWKKGRSLLYERLRKRTLSLDNFVESVFEHGSKPKRVPGAAVFLSGTPNVVPVVLLHNLKYNKVVHERTIVLSFVFTESSHVPEDERVQVTDLGHGFFNVVAHYGFMESPHIAEIIELASEKGLQFERRTTGFYLGRESIVVGKSKGMAKWRTHLFATMSRLAAGATSYFGIPPNQVVELGVQIEM; from the coding sequence ATGACGCGCGAGTCAAGCCACAAGAAACAGTCTGTCGCAGCGCTCACCCTTGGTGCGCTCGGGGTCGTGTATGGCGACATAGGTACAAGTCCCCTCTACACCATACGCGAATGCCTGGGCGGCTCACACGGCGTCGGCGTAAGCCACGACAATGTCCTGGGTATTCTCTCCCTCATTCTCTGGGCACTGATTGTGATCATATCGGTAAAGTATGTTCCGTTCGTGTTACGAGCAGATAACCGGGGCGAAGGCGGAATCCTGGCACTCATGTCCCTCGTCACGTCGACACACCGAAACAAGCAAGATGCCCTCTCCAGAATCCTCATTGCATTGGGCATCTTCGGCGCGGCGTTGCTCTACGGCGACGGCATGATTACCCCTGCTATTACCGTCCTCGGCGCAATTGAAGGCTTGAGCGTAGCGACGGAGTTTTTCAACCCCTACATCCTGCCAATTTGCCTTGTCATCCTCGTGGGAATATTCGTAATCCAAAAGTGGGGAACCGCCCGCATCGGTGCATACTTCGGCCCGATCATCCTCGTCTGGTTTTTTGCAATAGGCGTCTTGGGTGTGCGATCCATCATCGCCCATCCCCACGTACTGCTGGCCGTGAATCCGAGCTACGGCCTTTCGTTCCTCCTGCACCACGGTGTACTGGGATTCGCTCTTCTGGGTTCCGTATTCCTGGCGGTCACGGGCGGCGAGTCTCTCTACGCCGATATCGGCCATTTCGGCCGAATCCCGATTCGAAACGGCTGGTTTATGGTCGCGCTGCCTTGTCTTTTGCTCAACTACTTCGGCCAAGGCGCGATTCTTCTTATCGATCCGGCAAGCATCGCAAACCCCTTCTACGCGCTAACGCCAAAGTTCCTCCTTTACCCAATGGTCGTCCTCGCGACGATGGCCGCCTGTATTGCGTCACAAGCGGTGATAACCGGCGCGTTTTCCATAACGCGCCAGGCCGTTCAGCTGGGGTTGTTACCACGGCTGCGCATCCTGCATACTTCTAGTCACACAATCGGCCAAATCTATGTTCCCGTGGTGAACGCCCTGCTGTTGCTCGCCACGCTGGGTCTGGTTCTAGGCTTCCGCTCCTCCAGCAACCTCAGCGCGGCATATGGCGTAGCTGTAAGCACGACCATGTTGACGACAAGCACCCTGCTTGCGATCTACATGAAAGAGGCGTGGAAGTGGCCCCTCTATCGGATTGCAATGACCGCCGGTGTCTTCCTATTGATCGACATCACGTTTTGGTCGTCGACAATGCTCAAGGTGCCGCACGGCGGCTGGTTCCCACTCATGGCCGGCATCGTGCTCTTCGCCGTCATGACTACATGGAAGAAGGGCCGCAGCCTGCTCTACGAGCGATTGCGCAAGCGCACGCTGTCGCTGGACAATTTCGTCGAGAGCGTATTCGAGCACGGCAGCAAACCGAAACGCGTACCCGGCGCGGCGGTCTTTCTTTCCGGCACCCCAAACGTCGTGCCGGTGGTACTGCTGCACAACCTGAAGTACAACAAGGTGGTACACGAGAGGACCATTGTGCTCTCGTTCGTATTCACGGAATCGTCGCACGTGCCCGAAGACGAACGAGTCCAGGTCACCGATCTCGGCCACGGCTTCTTCAACGTCGTCGCGCACTACGGTTTCATGGAATCGCCGCACATCGCCGAAATCATCGAATTGGCCTCCGAAAAAGGCTTGCAGTTCGAGCGGCGCACAACCGGGTTCTACCTCGGCCGCGAAAGCATCGTCGTCGGCAAGAGCAAGGGCATGGCAAAGTGGCGCACGCACCTGTTCGCGACTATGTCGCGTCTGGCCGCCGGGGCCACGAGCTACTTCGGTATCCCGCCAAATCAGGTTGTCGAACTGGGCGTCCAGATCGAGATGTGA